The Impatiens glandulifera chromosome 3, dImpGla2.1, whole genome shotgun sequence genome contains a region encoding:
- the LOC124928765 gene encoding methyl-CpG-binding domain-containing protein 1-like, with protein MAGRKKVGRSKKSKKSEIFGIGCMICKKWREVPNRMEYRKLRDGFFCSKIRGLSCKDPNVFAQKYLGIKQTMDWPSDDDEEEEVSSICD; from the exons ATGGCGGGTCGGAAGAAAGTTGGCAGA AgcaaaaaatccaaaaaatccGAAATCTTTGGTATCGGGTGCATGATATGCAAGAAATGGCGAGAAGTTCCTAACCGCATGGAGTACAGAAAGTTGAGGGATGGATTTTTCTGCAGTAAGATTAGGGGACTTTCTTGCAAAGATCCAAATGTATTTGCTCAAAAGTATTTAGGCATTAAGCAAACTATGGATTGGCCgagtgatgatgatgaagaagaagaagtgagtAGCATTTGTGactga